A window of Fusarium verticillioides 7600 chromosome 10, whole genome shotgun sequence contains these coding sequences:
- a CDS encoding hypothetical protein (At least one base has a quality score < 10): MGDVFGGFRPKPSDILIAIMGMTGSGKSTFISLCTGQDVPVGHDLQACTQHVTAYQCKWSDTYDIYLLDTPGFDDTNRSDTEVLKEIALSLAKTYEDNADLLRRSHDVSEALWQDSLKNVILVTTMWEGEDAATGERREQELIATDGFWGALVEEGAQVNRHNNTRSSAMSLLRTVAKNNRVTISIQKEMVSEHKDLNETEAGIGLNSNILLAEQRVMKEMSEALEMERQARKDQDEKSAEEQRQYRETMQKKIDHLNQERENLKVSLEEMKEQRCRFKVLEGKYKESQERMRQQDKKIESLEKEHKQHKSREKDILQQTEEATKEIESLRLQLSGRGNATMEISSMRPRSSGSHYVADSNNVKLFLSGRHYFLGGDNKYYARYNTDLTRLRDKNDKRRTCVLGTKGSWLYHYHTGNDKNCWTCEFNLS; encoded by the exons ATGGGCGACGTATTTGGAGGCTTTAGGCCAAAGCCTAGCGACATTTTGATAGCCATCATGGGAATGACCGGGTCTGGAAAAAGCACATTTATCTCGCTGTGCACTGGACAAGATGTTCCCGTCGGCCATGATTTGCAAGCTT GTACACAACACGTCACTGCATACCAATGCAAATGGTCAGATACCTATGACATATATCTTCTGGATACACCAGGGTTTGATGACACGAATCGATCAGACACCGAGGTTCTCAAAGAGATTGCTTTGAGTCTTGCCAAGACATATGAAGACAAT GCGGATCTGCTCAGAAGATCTCATGATGTTTCGGAAGCTCTGTGGCAGGACAGTCTCAAGAACGTTATTCTCGTCACTACTATGTGGGAAGGCGAGGACGCAGCAACAGGAGAAAGACGAGAGCAAGAGCTGATCGCCACGGATGGGTTCTGGGGAGCCCTGGTCGAAGAAGGCGCTCAAGTCAACCGCCATAACAATACCCGCTCATCCGCCATGTCCCTGCTCAGAACTGTTGCCAAAAACAACCGAGTCACTATTTCCATCCAAAAGGAGATGGTCAGTGAGCATAAAGATCTCAATGAGACTGAAGCGGGAATTGGCCTCAACTCAAACATCCTTCTAGCTGAGCAGAGGGTCATGAAGGAGATGTCAGAAGCACTGGAAATGGAGAGGCAAGCCAGGAAAGATCAGGACGAAAAGTCAGCCGAAGAACAACGCCAATATCGCGAGACGATGCAGAAAAAGATTGACCATCTCAATCAAGAACGAgagaacctcaaggtcagtcttgaagagatgaaggagcaGAGGTGTCGCTTCAAAGTACTGGAGGGCAAGTATAAGGAAAGCCAAGAACGTATGCGCcagcaagacaagaagatcgagagtCTAGAAAAGGAACACAAACAGCACAAGTCCCGAGAAAAGGATATACTTCAACAAACTGAAGAGGCCACCAAGGAAATCGAGAGCCTCCGCCTTCAGCTTAGTGGAAGAGGTAATGCTACAATGGAAATCTCGAGTATGAGACCTCGAAGCTCTGGGTCTCATTACGTGGCGGACTCCAACAATGTGAAGTTGTTTCTATCAGGAAGACACTACTTCCTTGGAGGCGATAACAAATATTATGC CCGCTACAATACCGATCTAACGCGACTGAGGGACAAAAATGACAAGCGTAGAACTTGTGTGCTAGGGACTAAGGGATCATGGCTCTACCACTATCATACTGGAAATGACAAGAACTGCTGGACATGTGAGTTCAATCTGAGTTAA
- a CDS encoding mannitol 2-dehydrogenase, translated as MTQRLKLNSSNLSSIASQQGDLKVKVPSYDRKSLKEGIVHVGVGGFHRAHLAVYVDNLLEKHGERDWAICGIGLRPNDAAMRDVLNAQDHLYTVIERSAKGSFADVVGSINSFIFAPDDREAVIAKMAHPDTRIVSLTITESGYYYNENTHQLKDEHPDIQHDLKPENDNAPISTFGFLYAALARRHAEGRKPFTVLSCDNMQKNGTITRNMLTSFAKLRNPELAKWIDEEGAFPNAMVDRITPSTSENDIKSLAENFGIEDAWPVVTEPFMQWVVEDKFADGRPPFEKVGVQVVHDVHDVEQFEKHKLRLLNASHSAMAYPGQLAGFKYVHEVMEHPIYRKFVWQMMQEEVKPLLPEIPGVDIDQYCNTLMERFSNPTIMDQIPRVALNASGKIPQFIMPSIAENIWVTGPFRRLCFVAGAWFIYIKGVDDKGNTFEVDDPMREKLQALAKEGGKDPRSILSVRELFGDDLRGDQRFLDEVTKAMELITKDGVMETIPKYVN; from the coding sequence ATGACACAACGCCTaaagctcaacagcagcaacctctCCTCTATTGCGTCACAGCAGGGAGACCTAAAGGTCAAGGTCCCCTCCTACGACCGCAAGTCCCTCAAGGAGGGCATCGTCCACGTCGGAGTTGGTGGTTTTCACAGAGCGCATTTGGCCGTCTACGTAGACAATCTGCTCGAGAAGCACGGTGAGCGTGATTGGGCTATCTGCGGTATCGGCCTGCGACCCAACGATGCCGCCATGCGCGATGTCCTCAACGCCCAAGACCATCTCTACACAGTCATTGAGCGCTCTGCAAAGGGCAGCTTCGCCGATGTCGTCGGCAGCATTAACTCCTTCATTTTCGCCCCCGATGACCGTGAGGCCGTCATCGCAAAGATGGCTCATCCCGACACACGTATTGTTTCTCTCACTATTACTGAGAGTGGCTACTACTACAACGAGAACACCCATCAATTGAAGGACGAACACCCCGACATTCAGCACGATCTCAAGCCCGAGAACGATAACGCCCCCATTAGCACTTTCGGCTTCCTCTACGCTGCTCTGGCTAGACGTCACGCTGAGGGCCGCAAGCCCTTCACCGTCCTTTCATGCGATAACATGCAGAAGAACGGAACCATCACCCGCAACATGCTCACTTCTTTCGCCAAGCTCCGCAACCCTGAGCTTGCCAAGTGGATCGACGAGGAGGGTGCTTTCCCCAATGCCATGGTTGATCGCATCACCCCCAGCACCTCTGAGAACGACATCAAGTCGCTCGCCGAGAACTTTGGCATCGAGGATGCTTGGCCCGTTGTCACCGAGCCTTTCATGCAGTGGGTTGTTGAGGACAAATTCGCCGATGGCCGCCCTCCCTTCGAGAAGGTCGGTGTCCAGGTTGTCCATGACGTGCACGACGTCGAGCAGTTTGAGAAGCACAAGCTCCGTCTCCTCAACGCCAGTCACTCCGCCATGGCTTACCCCGGACAGcttgctggcttcaagtACGTCCACGAGGTCATGGAGCACCCCATCTACCGCAAGTTTGTctggcagatgatgcaggaggaggtcaagCCCCTTCTTCCCGAGATCCCCGGCGTCGACATCGACCAGTACTGCAACACCCTCATGGAGCGATTCTCCAACCCCACCATCATGGATCAGATTCCCCGTGTCGCTCTCAACGCCTCCGGCAAGATCCCTCAGTTCATCATGCCCTCTATCGCCGAGAACATCTGGGTTACTGGCCCCTTCCGCCGCTTGTGTTTCGTCGCTGGTGCCTGGTTCATCTACATCAAGGGAGTCGATGACAAGGGCAACACCTTCGAGGTTGACGATCCCATGCGCGAGAAACTTCAAGCTCTGGCCAAGGAGGGCGGCAAGGATCCCCGCTCTATTCTCAGCGTCCGAGAGCTGTTTGGTGACGATTTGCGAGGCGACCAGCGCTTCCTGGACGAGGTGACCAAGGCCATGgagctcatcaccaaggaTGGTGTGATGGAGACCATCCCCAAGTATGTCAACTAA
- a CDS encoding iron-dependent peroxidase, whose protein sequence is MLFRRVFITYQTPLGPSVSRITSIHCLKVANSSFCKPRRFLSSSVPSGFKMNPQAVESPLSQSATFLVLSATDNPDANKTIRSTLSSIADITKNISIRHQTANLSCTVGIGSSAWDRLTKLPRPNELHPFKEFKGSKHTAVSTPGDIFFHIRSERRDMAFEFERQLMDRLGDAVKLEDETVGFRYFDTRDVLGFVDGTANPVGPDVKDTVLITAQDDSAAVGGSYVVVQKYLHDLKAWKTLKTEQQEEIIGRTKLDNIELDDADEGQQQSHKSLATIEDEGGSEHDILRDNMPFGSPAQGEFGTYFIGYSKKLWVIEKMLERMFVGVPPGMHDRILNYSKAVTGSTFFVPSADFLAGLDDDQ, encoded by the coding sequence ATGCTGTTCCGTCGGGTCTTCATCACGTATCAGACACCATTGGGTCCTTCTGTCTCACGTATTACATCAATCCACTGCCTAAAAGTTGCAAATTCCTCCTTTTGTAAGCCAAGACGCTTCTTGTCAAGTTCCGTGCCATCCGGTTTCAAAATGAACCCTCAGGCAGTGGAATCTCCCTTGTCACAGTCGGCGACATTCCTCGTTCTCTCGGCAACAGACAACCCAGATGCCAACAAAACAATCCGATCAACATTGTCTAGCATTGCAGATATTACCAAGAACATATCAATTCGCCACCAAACCGCTAATCTCTCATGTACTGTTGGTATTGGAAGCTCGGCATGGGACCGATTGACCAAACTCCCTCGTCCTAACGAGTTACATCCTTTCAAAGAGTTCAAGGGATCAAAGCATACTGCTGTATCGACCCCAGGtgatatcttcttccatatTCGCTCCGAGAGAAGAGATATGGCATTTGAATTCGAGAGACAACTCATGGATAGACTGGgtgatgctgtcaagcttgaagacgagaccGTCGGTTTTAGGTATTTTGACACGCGCGATGTCCTTGGATTTGTCGACGGGACTGCCAATCCAGTCGGCCCCGATGTCAAAGACACGGTGCTTATTACTGCACAAGATGACTCGGCTGCTGTAGGAGGCAGTTATGTCGTGGTACAGAAATATCTTCATGATCTCAAAGCATGGAAAACTCTCAAGAcagagcagcaagaagaaatcatTGGGCGCACGAAGCTGGATAatatcgagcttgatgatgcggaCGAAGGGCAACAGCAGTCCCATAAGAGTCTTGCTACGATTGAAGACGAGGGAGGAAGCGAGCATGACATTCTACGAGATAACATGCCCTTTGGATCTCCAGCTCAGGGTGAGTTTGGCACATATTTTATCGGGTACTCGAAGAAACTTTGGGTcatcgagaagatgctggagCGCATGTTTGTCGGTGTTCCACCTGGGATGCATGATCGGATTCTCAACTATTCCAAGGCAGTTACAGGCTCTACATTCTTTGTACCGTCGGCCGATTTTCTTGCTggacttgatgatgatcagtAG